From Shewanella psychrophila, a single genomic window includes:
- a CDS encoding IS256 family transposase, with protein MNKKELEAFAKQAAKGIKTEADLNDFRAMLTKVTVEAALNAELDYHLGYQKNEKVAAGNNRNGYSHKQIKTEDGCFELDTPRDRNGSFEPEIVKKNQSRFTSMDDKILHLYAKGMTTRDIVDTFDEMYGAEISPTLISRVTNSVLERVVEWQSRPLEPVYPIVYLDCIVVKIRENSKVINKAIFLALGVNLEGHKELLGMWIAENEGAKFWLNVLTELQNRGLKDILIACIDGLKGFPDAINTVFPNTQIQLCIVHMVRNSMKFVPYKDYKAVTADLKRIYQSVTEEEALLNLERFGEQWDAKYPSISASWHRHWTNLNTLFNYPQDIRKAIYTTNAIESLNSVIRKAIKNRKLFPNDDSAKKVVYLAIMQASKKWTMPIRNWKPALNRFIIEFEDRIADYI; from the coding sequence ATGAATAAAAAAGAACTAGAAGCATTCGCTAAACAAGCCGCTAAAGGCATTAAAACCGAAGCCGATTTAAATGACTTCAGGGCTATGTTAACCAAAGTCACTGTTGAGGCCGCATTAAATGCTGAACTCGATTATCACTTAGGCTATCAAAAAAACGAGAAGGTCGCGGCTGGTAATAACCGCAATGGCTACTCCCACAAACAAATAAAGACCGAAGATGGATGCTTCGAGTTAGACACTCCCCGTGACCGAAATGGTAGCTTTGAGCCTGAGATTGTTAAAAAGAACCAAAGCCGCTTCACCTCGATGGATGACAAAATTTTACATCTTTATGCGAAAGGAATGACGACACGAGATATTGTCGATACCTTTGATGAGATGTATGGCGCAGAGATATCACCAACGCTAATTTCTCGCGTCACTAACTCAGTCCTTGAGCGTGTCGTCGAATGGCAATCTCGTCCGCTAGAACCCGTGTATCCTATCGTTTACCTTGACTGTATTGTGGTTAAAATCAGGGAGAACAGTAAGGTCATCAACAAAGCTATTTTCCTCGCGCTTGGCGTTAACCTCGAAGGCCATAAAGAGTTACTTGGCATGTGGATAGCAGAGAACGAGGGCGCTAAGTTTTGGTTAAATGTACTGACAGAGCTTCAAAATCGTGGACTCAAAGATATCCTCATCGCCTGCATTGACGGTCTAAAAGGTTTTCCTGATGCCATAAATACCGTGTTCCCAAACACTCAAATCCAGCTCTGCATCGTCCATATGGTTCGAAACTCGATGAAGTTTGTGCCGTACAAAGATTACAAGGCGGTGACAGCTGATTTAAAGAGGATTTACCAGTCAGTGACCGAAGAGGAAGCGTTGCTTAATTTGGAACGTTTTGGCGAGCAATGGGACGCTAAATATCCTAGTATCTCAGCATCCTGGCACAGGCACTGGACTAATCTTAATACGCTATTTAATTACCCTCAAGACATCCGGAAAGCCATCTATACAACTAATGCTATCGAGTCATTAAACAGTGTGATTAGGAAAGCAATCAAGAATCGTAAGCTCTTCCCAAATGATGACTCAGCGAAGAAAGTCGTTTACTTGGCGATTATGCAAGCTTCGAAGAAGTGGACCATGCCGATAAGAAACTGGAAACCAGCACTCAATCGTTTTATTATTGAATTTGAAGATCGAATAGCAGACTATATATAA
- a CDS encoding SRPBCC family protein: MSNVDLEYGRLISQSHEQEIPLTVAEFWSGFDDYLALQKALGGHEDTKLLTGGGRPNNGVNAEVAFAFAGGETREVLWQKDDTNHIWVMGLPQPNVMFSYYRATVSVWQAEQTTKARLTIDGVLVSEKEKERQITLDTLAKFLPTRINEISDLVLQRDGLRMSLKLKLNYSIDDFWKIVSNWNDISWVMGATSMEDLGNDIRQVHFGDVALEEKLDSATEETHTLVYSVLKSAMPVSMYQGTLRLKCKGDNKLVLYYDSVFLPREGLDRKTVKNAIEQGFSQRLEWMKNKFN; encoded by the coding sequence ATGAGTAATGTAGATCTTGAATATGGCCGCTTGATAAGCCAGAGCCATGAGCAGGAAATACCGCTAACAGTGGCCGAGTTTTGGTCCGGATTTGACGATTATCTAGCCCTGCAAAAAGCCTTAGGTGGGCATGAGGATACCAAGCTACTGACCGGAGGCGGACGCCCTAATAATGGCGTCAATGCCGAAGTCGCCTTTGCCTTTGCCGGCGGAGAAACCCGTGAAGTCCTTTGGCAAAAGGATGATACCAACCACATTTGGGTCATGGGACTCCCACAGCCTAATGTGATGTTTTCATATTATCGCGCCACAGTGTCTGTCTGGCAGGCAGAACAAACCACAAAGGCAAGGCTGACCATTGACGGTGTTTTGGTTAGTGAAAAAGAAAAAGAACGTCAGATCACCTTAGATACCTTAGCCAAATTCCTACCGACCCGTATCAATGAAATCAGTGATCTGGTCTTGCAGCGAGATGGCCTGCGTATGTCTTTAAAGTTAAAACTCAATTATTCCATTGATGATTTTTGGAAAATTGTCAGCAACTGGAACGATATCTCCTGGGTCATGGGGGCAACCTCGATGGAAGATCTGGGTAATGACATTCGCCAGGTTCACTTTGGAGACGTAGCGTTGGAAGAGAAACTTGATTCGGCAACAGAAGAGACTCACACCTTGGTCTATTCAGTGCTGAAATCAGCCATGCCAGTCAGCATGTATCAGGGGACTCTACGCCTTAAATGTAAGGGAGATAATAAGCTAGTACTTTACTACGACTCAGTCTTCTTACCTCGTGAGGGCCTAGATCGAAAAACAGTAAAAAATGCCATAGAGCAAGGCTTCTCACAAAGATTAGAGTGGATGAAAAACAAATTTAACTAA
- the tnpA gene encoding IS66 family insertion sequence element accessory protein TnpA, with protein sequence MAKPHLTDAQKSTLLDKWCTTPLSMQDFCHQENISTSSFNRWRQQLTVPPEIQATEADWIALEPAKQDKLPVLPDPKPNWNIELVLPGDVILRLRY encoded by the coding sequence ATGGCTAAACCTCATCTCACCGACGCTCAAAAATCTACCCTCCTGGACAAGTGGTGCACAACGCCTTTATCTATGCAGGACTTCTGTCATCAGGAGAACATTTCAACTTCTTCTTTCAATCGTTGGCGCCAGCAGTTAACGGTTCCTCCAGAAATCCAGGCTACCGAAGCCGACTGGATAGCGCTTGAGCCCGCTAAGCAAGATAAGCTTCCCGTGTTACCTGACCCAAAACCAAACTGGAACATTGAGCTTGTGCTCCCTGGTGATGTCATTTTACGACTACGATACTGA
- the tnpB gene encoding IS66 family insertion sequence element accessory protein TnpB (TnpB, as the term is used for proteins encoded by IS66 family insertion elements, is considered an accessory protein, since TnpC, encoded by a neighboring gene, is a DDE family transposase.) has product MLLPSPDLRIWLYAKPVDMRKQFDGLIVLAKHQLHASPMSGELFVFINRKQTMMKVLYFSRGGYCLWSKRLELGRFHHVEGNGDKINLTWTQLQCLIEGINWQKQVKNKRFSSL; this is encoded by the coding sequence ATGTTATTGCCCAGTCCGGATTTACGCATATGGTTGTATGCCAAACCCGTGGACATGCGCAAGCAGTTTGATGGCTTAATCGTATTAGCTAAGCACCAACTCCACGCTTCTCCCATGAGTGGTGAGCTGTTTGTGTTCATTAATCGCAAGCAGACCATGATGAAGGTGCTGTATTTCAGTCGCGGAGGATACTGTTTGTGGAGTAAGCGGCTTGAGTTAGGCCGCTTTCATCACGTTGAGGGTAACGGGGATAAAATCAATCTCACCTGGACTCAACTACAGTGCCTCATCGAAGGCATTAATTGGCAAAAACAAGTGAAAAACAAACGGTTTAGTTCGTTATAA
- a CDS encoding DUF1254 domain-containing protein yields MKNSPKLCANSPKLLVKAALLTSCVVSSLSGMAVAGSAGKDVTPGFNQKIPAEIMTPNKVETRIGELNFYDGIPTDETLTKVYDNLDFVRGIDVFLNFIPATSIEGIRLGFKSLGVADSNEVLVFDNLMDSNPLFLTGNTDTVYAGAMLDLEKDGVTVVEIPAGAGPGTVNDAFFRFVVDMGAPGPDAKKGGTYVILPPDYKGALKPTKNGMADRDWETRATIMVGDKKQKVWIAQSKSYNNWLILRGFLKDGKPEHASNMWRTGLKIYPLADAKNPKKMKFINGSGKYFNTVHANDYKFYEELWHVIQKEPVSFIDPELRGQAAAIGIEKGKPFEPDARMKAILKDAVAVGNATARSIAFKTRDKSAYMFEGKQWFTGFIGRDYRWLKDGGNGGRNMDARTLFFYLATVNTPAMALQVPGVGSNYAMTTGDNKGEILYGEKNYKVTLPADAPAKDFWSMVAYDPQTRSELQVPGGSAYPSKNNKRDKLIYNKDGSVTLYFGPDAPKGLESNWTETTPGKAWFAMLRLYGPLQPWFDKTWQPSDFELVK; encoded by the coding sequence ATGAAAAATAGTCCTAAACTATGTGCTAATAGCCCTAAACTACTTGTTAAAGCCGCGCTACTAACTAGCTGTGTCGTATCTTCCCTGTCAGGTATGGCAGTTGCTGGTTCTGCTGGTAAAGATGTTACCCCTGGTTTTAACCAGAAGATCCCTGCAGAGATCATGACACCAAATAAGGTTGAGACACGCATCGGCGAGCTTAACTTCTATGATGGTATCCCAACCGATGAGACCTTAACTAAGGTTTACGATAATCTGGATTTTGTTCGTGGTATTGATGTTTTCCTTAACTTTATTCCTGCCACATCGATAGAAGGTATTCGCCTCGGATTTAAATCACTCGGTGTTGCTGATTCTAATGAAGTGCTCGTGTTTGATAACCTTATGGACTCAAACCCGCTCTTCTTAACGGGAAACACGGACACCGTCTATGCTGGTGCCATGTTAGACCTTGAGAAAGATGGCGTCACTGTGGTTGAGATCCCTGCCGGAGCAGGTCCTGGTACTGTAAATGATGCCTTCTTCCGCTTCGTTGTCGATATGGGCGCACCAGGGCCTGACGCTAAAAAAGGTGGCACTTACGTTATTCTTCCACCGGACTATAAAGGTGCTCTTAAGCCAACAAAAAATGGCATGGCAGATCGTGACTGGGAGACTCGCGCTACCATCATGGTGGGTGATAAAAAACAGAAGGTGTGGATAGCTCAATCTAAGAGTTATAACAACTGGCTAATCCTACGTGGATTTCTGAAAGATGGTAAGCCTGAACACGCCTCGAATATGTGGCGCACAGGCCTTAAAATCTATCCCCTCGCCGATGCTAAAAACCCGAAGAAGATGAAGTTTATCAATGGTTCGGGCAAGTACTTCAATACGGTTCATGCTAATGACTACAAGTTCTATGAGGAGCTTTGGCATGTGATCCAAAAAGAGCCTGTGTCATTTATTGACCCTGAGCTTCGTGGTCAAGCGGCGGCTATCGGTATAGAGAAGGGTAAGCCATTTGAGCCTGATGCCCGCATGAAGGCCATCTTAAAAGATGCTGTAGCTGTCGGTAATGCCACCGCACGTAGTATCGCCTTTAAGACTCGTGATAAGAGCGCTTATATGTTTGAAGGTAAGCAGTGGTTTACAGGCTTTATCGGCCGAGATTATCGCTGGTTAAAAGATGGCGGGAACGGCGGGCGTAACATGGATGCCCGCACCTTGTTCTTTTATCTGGCGACGGTAAATACTCCAGCTATGGCACTACAAGTTCCGGGGGTAGGGTCAAACTATGCGATGACGACTGGTGATAACAAGGGGGAGATTCTTTATGGTGAGAAGAACTATAAGGTAACATTGCCTGCCGATGCGCCAGCGAAAGACTTCTGGTCTATGGTCGCTTATGATCCGCAAACACGTTCAGAGCTGCAGGTACCGGGTGGTTCTGCTTACCCAAGTAAGAATAACAAACGTGATAAGCTTATCTACAACAAGGATGGTTCGGTGACCTTGTACTTTGGACCTGATGCACCAAAAGGGCTTGAGTCCAACTGGACAGAAACCACACCGGGCAAAGCTTGGTTTGCCATGTTACGCCTCTATGGTCCACTTCAGCCATGGTTTGATAAGACCTGGCAGCCAAGCGACTTTGAGCTAGTTAAGTAA
- a CDS encoding IS6 family transposase yields the protein MTLFKYRQFSHDIIIWAVRWYCKYGISYRELEEMLSERGINVDHSTIYRWVQRYAPEIEKRLRWYWKPKAGLSWKVDETYIKVKGKWVYLYRAVDKQGHTVDFYLSSRRNAKAAKRFLSKALKGLKCWECPSAINTDKAASYAVAITELKQEGKCPEALEHRQIKYLNNAVEADHGKLKRLINPVRGFKSMKTAYATIKGFEVMHMFKKGQFNIWLSGQGIAGEIRLITDALVNY from the coding sequence ATGACCCTCTTTAAGTATCGACAATTTTCCCATGACATTATCATTTGGGCTGTACGTTGGTATTGTAAATACGGGATCAGCTATCGAGAACTCGAAGAGATGCTCAGTGAGCGTGGTATCAATGTTGATCACAGTACGATTTATCGCTGGGTTCAGCGTTATGCGCCAGAAATAGAAAAACGATTAAGGTGGTATTGGAAGCCCAAAGCAGGATTAAGCTGGAAGGTCGATGAAACCTACATCAAAGTGAAAGGTAAATGGGTGTATCTGTATCGGGCTGTCGATAAACAAGGCCATACCGTCGACTTTTATTTATCGTCCAGACGTAATGCTAAGGCGGCTAAACGGTTTTTGAGTAAAGCTTTGAAAGGGCTCAAATGCTGGGAATGTCCCTCCGCCATCAATACCGACAAGGCGGCTTCCTACGCTGTAGCCATTACGGAATTAAAGCAAGAAGGCAAATGTCCTGAAGCGCTTGAACATCGGCAAATTAAATACCTAAACAATGCGGTAGAAGCTGATCATGGAAAACTGAAAAGGCTCATCAATCCAGTACGAGGATTCAAATCGATGAAGACGGCTTATGCCACTATCAAAGGGTTTGAAGTGATGCACATGTTTAAAAAAGGGCAGTTCAATATCTGGTTATCCGGTCAAGGAATAGCAGGAGAGATCCGTCTAATCACCGATGCACTGGTAAACTATTAA
- a CDS encoding HupE/UreJ family protein, producing the protein MTGTMTNVMTLFVVFLGVFASFSLSAHGVDEDTKQFLTQNEGVSILPFIYIGAKHMVTGYDHLLFLVGVIFFLFRSKDVLLYVSLFTLGHSITLLFGVLSDIRVNAYLIDAIIGFSIVYKGFDNLGGFKRFFGFQPNTKAAVMIFGLFHGFGLATKIQEFNLPQEGLVPNILAFNVGVEIGQFLALGVVLILMSFWRRHGSYLQFSTAANTLLMSGGLMLVGFQLTGFFVS; encoded by the coding sequence ATGACTGGTACTATGACTAACGTTATGACCTTATTCGTGGTTTTCTTAGGGGTGTTTGCTTCCTTTTCATTATCGGCCCACGGGGTTGATGAAGATACCAAGCAATTTTTAACTCAAAATGAAGGGGTTTCGATTCTGCCCTTCATCTATATCGGTGCCAAACATATGGTTACCGGTTACGATCATCTTTTGTTTCTTGTCGGGGTGATTTTCTTCCTGTTTAGAAGTAAAGATGTGTTGCTCTATGTCAGCCTGTTTACCTTGGGCCACAGTATCACCTTGTTGTTTGGTGTACTGAGTGACATTAGAGTTAATGCCTATCTTATCGATGCCATTATTGGTTTCTCTATCGTCTATAAAGGGTTCGATAACTTGGGAGGTTTTAAGCGGTTTTTTGGTTTTCAGCCCAATACTAAGGCTGCAGTGATGATCTTCGGCTTATTCCATGGTTTTGGCTTAGCCACCAAAATTCAGGAGTTTAATCTGCCACAGGAAGGCCTGGTTCCCAATATCCTGGCTTTCAATGTTGGGGTGGAGATAGGTCAGTTCCTAGCTCTGGGAGTGGTACTTATCTTGATGAGTTTCTGGCGGCGACACGGGAGTTACCTGCAATTTTCAACAGCAGCTAATACCTTGTTGATGAGTGGTGGCCTGATGTTAGTTGGCTTTCAGTTAACGGGATTTTTTGTTAGCTAA
- a CDS encoding recombinase family protein, whose amino-acid sequence MRLFGYARVSTSQQSLDIQLKTLKDAGVKVSRIFSDKGSGSNTNRKGLELLRIKVEDGDVILVKKLDRLGRDTADMIHLIKEFEEQGVAVKFLDDGISTEGEMGKMVVTILSAVAQAERHRILERTNEGRQEAKLKGIRFGRKRTIDRSLVLSMYSQDIGATEIANQLKIARSTVYKIIDDMKKDNTA is encoded by the coding sequence ATGCGGCTTTTTGGCTACGCAAGAGTATCGACCAGTCAGCAATCTCTCGATATTCAACTTAAGACTCTCAAAGATGCCGGTGTTAAAGTCAGTCGTATTTTTAGCGACAAAGGCTCTGGCAGTAATACTAATCGAAAGGGTCTTGAACTGTTACGGATCAAAGTAGAGGATGGCGATGTCATCTTAGTTAAAAAATTGGATCGTCTTGGGCGCGATACGGCTGACATGATTCATTTAATAAAGGAATTTGAAGAACAAGGTGTTGCAGTGAAATTCCTAGATGACGGCATCAGTACTGAGGGGGAGATGGGGAAAATGGTTGTCACTATTTTATCCGCAGTAGCCCAAGCAGAACGTCATCGCATTTTGGAACGAACAAATGAAGGACGGCAGGAAGCTAAGTTAAAAGGTATCAGGTTCGGTAGGAAACGCACGATCGACAGAAGCCTAGTTCTATCTATGTATAGCCAGGATATTGGTGCTACGGAGATAGCTAATCAATTAAAAATTGCGCGGTCAACAGTCTATAAAATTATTGATGACATGAAAAAAGACAACACAGCATAA
- the tnpC gene encoding IS66 family transposase, with protein sequence MKTTIQTASLSQEIEQLNAQNSELSEKVLTLQQQLDWFKRQLFGRKSEKLLEDNPNQEVLFDRLESGEQEPEDKQQISYTRSAKKRTGNEVNDTGLRFDDTVPTKVIELKAPELEGDDAEQYEVIGYKETHRLAQQPGSYTILIYKRSVVRHKTEHCLSVQPAPDNVLDGCFADVSVIAGIMVDKGVYHLPLYRQHQRMLDSGVQVSRATLINWVKRGIELLTPIYRAQLQHILTSSTLAMDEVPMKAGRKAKGRMKQTYFWPIYGEDDEVAFTWSSSRGAKHAKEQLTGFTGVLLSDGYQAYTNVIKALNRDNEANIIHATCWAHTRRYFDKSLLMEPELAKEALKQIAELYKIEKHIRDNLTYSDEILAYRQKWSEPIVDSFFKWLYDQRQRPEILPSNPLSKALSYALDRKTELKVFLSYPAVPIDTNHLERALRVIPMGRKNYLFCWTELGAEQLGMLQSLLVTCRLQGINPYTYLVDVLQRVSQQPASKVEELTPRVWKTKFADNPLTSDLMQTS encoded by the coding sequence ATGAAAACAACTATCCAGACAGCTTCGTTATCACAAGAAATTGAGCAGCTAAACGCTCAAAATTCTGAGCTGTCTGAAAAAGTGCTCACGCTGCAACAGCAACTCGACTGGTTTAAGCGCCAGTTATTTGGCCGCAAGTCTGAAAAGCTGTTAGAGGATAATCCCAATCAAGAAGTCTTATTTGACCGCCTTGAGTCTGGGGAGCAAGAGCCTGAAGACAAGCAACAGATATCCTATACCCGCTCAGCAAAAAAACGCACCGGCAATGAAGTGAATGACACCGGCTTGCGCTTTGATGACACGGTACCTACTAAGGTTATTGAACTTAAGGCGCCAGAGCTAGAAGGTGACGATGCTGAGCAGTATGAGGTTATCGGTTATAAAGAGACTCATCGCTTGGCTCAACAGCCGGGCAGCTACACCATTCTTATCTACAAGCGTTCCGTCGTCCGTCACAAAACTGAGCATTGCCTTAGCGTACAACCTGCACCCGATAACGTGCTCGACGGGTGTTTTGCTGATGTCTCTGTTATCGCCGGCATCATGGTCGACAAGGGAGTCTATCATTTACCCTTGTATCGCCAGCACCAAAGAATGCTTGATAGCGGCGTTCAGGTCAGCCGGGCTACTCTCATTAACTGGGTAAAACGGGGCATCGAACTGTTAACGCCTATCTACCGAGCTCAGCTACAGCATATCCTCACCAGCTCTACACTGGCCATGGATGAAGTACCGATGAAAGCAGGGCGTAAAGCGAAAGGTAGGATGAAACAGACTTACTTTTGGCCCATCTACGGTGAAGATGATGAAGTCGCCTTCACCTGGTCATCAAGCCGTGGAGCTAAGCACGCCAAGGAACAGTTAACAGGTTTTACCGGTGTACTGCTCAGTGATGGTTACCAGGCTTATACCAATGTGATAAAAGCACTTAATCGTGATAACGAAGCGAACATCATCCATGCCACCTGTTGGGCTCATACTAGGCGCTACTTCGATAAATCTTTACTCATGGAGCCGGAATTGGCTAAAGAGGCCTTAAAGCAAATCGCCGAGCTCTACAAAATCGAAAAACACATCCGCGATAACCTGACCTACAGCGATGAAATCCTCGCTTATCGGCAAAAGTGGAGTGAGCCCATCGTCGATAGCTTCTTCAAATGGCTCTATGACCAACGGCAACGCCCAGAGATTTTACCGAGCAACCCGTTAAGCAAGGCCCTTAGTTATGCACTTGATAGAAAAACAGAACTTAAGGTCTTCTTGAGTTACCCAGCTGTGCCTATCGATACCAATCACTTGGAGCGAGCTTTACGAGTCATACCCATGGGAAGGAAAAATTATCTATTTTGCTGGACCGAACTGGGGGCGGAGCAGTTGGGGATGCTGCAAAGTTTACTGGTTACCTGCCGTCTGCAAGGGATTAATCCTTACACTTACCTCGTCGATGTCCTGCAACGCGTCAGCCAGCAGCCAGCTTCGAAAGTTGAAGAACTCACGCCGCGAGTGTGGAAGACGAAATTTGCCGACAACCCACTCACATCAGATTTGATGCAGACTTCTTAA
- a CDS encoding ParA family protein, which produces MTILLIGAQKGGVGKSTIAASVAVKLAHMNKDVCIVDADKQQSLSKWHQYRSEINDIPRVNCVSATGNITATLKDLNERYDVLIVDVAGRDSIEMRSAMIIADVLISPLRPSQADLDTVPHLLEIFEQASIMNPKLKGFLVQNMCPTLPSVKDADKAAEVLGDTKLMKLSEIRLCDRKGHRDGFGYGYGVEEWKKETGKNSDAKAAEEISWLISEVLENA; this is translated from the coding sequence ATGACAATACTTTTAATTGGAGCCCAGAAAGGAGGGGTAGGAAAGAGTACCATTGCAGCATCAGTGGCAGTAAAACTTGCACATATGAATAAAGATGTGTGTATCGTAGATGCTGATAAGCAACAGTCATTATCAAAATGGCATCAATACCGATCGGAAATAAATGATATTCCACGTGTAAACTGCGTCTCAGCAACAGGAAATATCACAGCAACCCTTAAAGACTTAAATGAAAGATATGATGTTTTAATCGTTGATGTGGCAGGACGAGACTCTATAGAAATGCGCTCAGCGATGATCATTGCCGATGTTTTAATATCACCTTTAAGACCTTCCCAAGCAGATCTTGACACAGTCCCACACCTTCTAGAAATTTTTGAACAAGCATCAATAATGAATCCAAAGTTAAAAGGGTTCTTAGTACAAAATATGTGTCCAACTCTTCCTAGTGTAAAAGATGCTGATAAAGCAGCCGAAGTCTTAGGAGACACCAAATTAATGAAGTTATCAGAAATAAGACTTTGCGATAGAAAAGGTCATAGGGATGGGTTTGGATACGGTTATGGAGTAGAGGAATGGAAGAAAGAGACAGGTAAAAATTCAGATGCTAAAGCAGCGGAAGAAATTTCTTGGTTAATATCGGAGGTATTGGAAAATGCGTAG